One segment of Gammaproteobacteria bacterium DNA contains the following:
- the egtD gene encoding L-histidine N(alpha)-methyltransferase, with protein MEKTVTFHDYKPQTASLREAVINGMSRQAKSIPPKFFYDERGSVLFDRICQQPEYYPPIVERRMLLQHAAEIASLTGRHRVLIEPGAGSADKVRLLLDALRPAAFIPMDISCAHLKSAAIALAEEYPWLTVHATCVDFTHSLPIPGIAPDGPRLAFFPGSSIGNFDRSEAHTFLTMVRQAVRDDGMLLIGVDTKKDTAILDKAYNDRAGATAEFNLNLLHRMRQELGMECDPARFEHKAFYNSAAGRIEMHLVSRQKQTLRLNGHHFDIDSGESLHTENSYKYAPAEFLQIATRSGFTPLRHWVDEDGLFAIYLFAADVDRAE; from the coding sequence ATGGAAAAAACCGTGACCTTCCATGACTATAAACCGCAGACGGCGAGCCTGCGTGAGGCGGTCATCAACGGCATGTCCAGGCAAGCCAAATCGATCCCGCCCAAGTTTTTCTATGATGAACGCGGCTCGGTACTGTTTGACCGGATTTGCCAACAGCCGGAATATTATCCGCCCATCGTCGAGCGCAGAATGCTGTTGCAACACGCCGCGGAAATCGCCTCCCTGACCGGCCGGCACCGCGTACTGATCGAACCCGGTGCCGGCAGCGCCGACAAGGTACGCCTGCTACTCGATGCCCTGCGCCCCGCGGCCTTTATTCCCATGGATATCTCCTGTGCGCACCTGAAGTCCGCCGCCATCGCCCTGGCCGAGGAATATCCCTGGTTGACGGTGCATGCCACCTGCGTCGATTTCACCCACTCATTGCCCATCCCCGGGATCGCACCGGACGGGCCCCGGCTGGCCTTCTTCCCCGGCTCCAGTATCGGCAATTTTGATCGCTCCGAGGCACACACTTTTCTGACCATGGTCCGCCAGGCTGTGCGGGACGACGGCATGCTGCTCATCGGTGTGGACACCAAAAAAGATACCGCCATCCTCGATAAGGCCTATAACGACCGGGCAGGCGCCACCGCGGAATTTAACCTCAATCTTTTACACCGCATGCGCCAAGAGCTGGGCATGGAGTGTGATCCCGCGCGCTTTGAGCACAAGGCCTTCTACAATTCAGCGGCCGGGCGTATCGAGATGCACCTGGTGAGCCGGCAAAAACAGACCCTCCGCCTGAACGGCCACCATTTCGATATCGATTCCGGCGAATCGCTGCATACCGAAAATTCCTACAAGTATGCACCCGCCGAGTTCCTGCAGATCGCCACCCGCAGCGGCTTCACGCCACTGCGTCACTGGGTCGATGAGGATGGCCTCTTCGCCATCTATCTCTTTGCCGCCGACGTTGAT
- the egtB gene encoding ergothioneine biosynthesis protein EgtB, which translates to MEKTGAVAHDRETLISEFQRVRGATEHLCQPLITDDYQIQSMAQTSPPKWHIAHVSWFFEAFVLSQFQPDYRAFHPDFDFLFNSYYYTHGEMYPRPRRGMLSRPGVDEVYRYRAWVDEAMQKLMHTATDAQWAKLAFRITLGLHHEQQHQELLLMDIKHNFSVNPLRPAYRTDLKIPPGKGREMQWQEGESGIQAIGYSGDGFAYDNETPRHERLVREHRLADRFITNGEYLAFMNDGGYEHPALWLSDGWALIQREQWRAPLYWESRNGEPGDDQWRQFTLGGMRELNLDEPVCHLSFYEADAYARWAGKRLPLEEELELQLAQQPVAGHFADRDLLHPASAGEHGQWFGDLWAWTASPYTAYPGFRPLAGSMGEYNGKFMSNQMVLKGGCCITPAQHMRASYRNFFYPDERWAFTGLRLAEDG; encoded by the coding sequence ATGGAAAAGACTGGCGCTGTTGCGCACGATCGCGAGACCCTGATCAGCGAATTTCAGCGTGTCCGTGGAGCGACTGAACACCTCTGCCAGCCCCTGATCACGGACGATTACCAGATCCAGTCGATGGCGCAGACCAGCCCGCCCAAATGGCATATCGCCCACGTCAGCTGGTTCTTTGAGGCCTTTGTCCTGTCGCAGTTCCAGCCGGACTACCGGGCCTTTCACCCCGATTTCGACTTCCTGTTCAACAGTTATTACTACACCCACGGCGAGATGTACCCGCGGCCCCGGCGCGGCATGCTGTCTCGCCCAGGCGTCGATGAGGTGTATCGGTACCGCGCCTGGGTCGATGAGGCGATGCAAAAACTGATGCACACCGCCACTGACGCCCAGTGGGCCAAACTGGCGTTTCGCATCACCCTCGGGCTGCACCACGAACAGCAGCATCAGGAACTGCTGTTGATGGATATCAAACACAATTTTTCGGTTAACCCGCTCAGGCCCGCCTACCGCACCGACCTCAAGATTCCGCCGGGCAAGGGCCGGGAGATGCAGTGGCAGGAGGGTGAGAGCGGCATCCAGGCCATCGGTTATAGCGGCGACGGCTTTGCCTATGACAACGAAACCCCACGCCATGAGCGGCTGGTCCGCGAGCATCGACTGGCGGACCGCTTCATCACCAACGGGGAATATCTGGCCTTCATGAACGATGGCGGCTATGAGCATCCCGCCCTGTGGCTGTCCGACGGCTGGGCCCTGATCCAGCGCGAGCAGTGGCGGGCTCCCCTGTACTGGGAATCCCGAAACGGGGAACCCGGCGATGACCAATGGCGGCAGTTTACCCTTGGCGGCATGCGCGAGCTGAACCTCGACGAGCCCGTCTGCCACCTCAGTTTTTATGAGGCGGACGCCTATGCCCGCTGGGCGGGAAAACGTCTCCCCCTGGAGGAAGAGCTGGAACTGCAGCTCGCCCAACAGCCCGTTGCCGGCCATTTTGCGGACCGGGATCTCCTGCACCCGGCCAGCGCCGGTGAACACGGTCAATGGTTCGGCGACCTCTGGGCCTGGACCGCCTCGCCCTACACGGCCTACCCCGGCTTCCGGCCGCTGGCCGGGTCGATGGGAGAATACAATGGCAAATTCATGTCCAACCAGATGGTATTAAAGGGTGGCTGCTGTATTACGCCTGCCCAACATATGCGTGCCTCTTACCGAAACTTTTTTTATCCCGACGAACGCTGGGCGTTTACCGGGCTACGACTGGCAGAGGATGGCTGA